The nucleotide window GAAATCCGCTCGCGATCATCAGAAGGATCAGTCCTAGCCATGGTGCAAAAGCAAAGCCAAGGGCACCGAACGCCAGAACCTTGAACACATGCATCATCATCGCCGTAATTGCCTGATTGGCGACAAACTGGTGGCGGGTCAGTTCAAGCGTCGACAGAACCGCGCCGCCAATAGGACCGGACGCTCCAAAGAACATTGACAGAAACGTGGACGCAAATCCTGCACCTGCCATGGCACGCTTGCGTGCCTTGCCGAATTTCGGTGCTTTGCCCCAGACAATCCAGATGACGAAACAGCCAATGCCGGCTCTGAGAACCGCCGCCGGCAATTCAACAGCAATAGCGCCCCCAAGTGCAGCGCCGATGATGGCGCCGCAAGCGAACCAGATCGCGATCAGCCAGTCGACATGTTTGATCTGAACGATGGCCCGCCCTGCATTCGAACCAAGCTGCACCATACCGTGGACCGGCACCAATGCACTTGCCGGCATGATCATCGCCATGATCGCAATGAGAGCAATGCCACCTCCAAGACCGACTGCGGCTGTCATCGCAGATGTGAAGAAACTCACACCGATCAGCGCAATTGTTGCTGTCGCGTGCAACTGATCGGGCAAAATCACGGCAAAGAAGTCTGACAACTCAGGACCATCTCGTGTTGGCGTAGTTGACAGCTTCCCGAACATCGAGCTTCCGGGTCGAATTGCCACTGCGCAGGTAGAAGACCGAGGCCTTGTTTTCTTCCATGTAAACCGCGCGTGGTGCCGGCCGAACGATGATCATGGCCACATCCCTACCGCCGACACTTGCAAAGACCGTGTGAATGTAAGGGCAGAGGTCGCCACCCAGGTTCTTGGATACGATGTCATTGACCGTTCGTTCAAAAGCGTCGAGATCTGGGCTCTTGAGTGTTGCCAGATCTTTGTCAAGACCAAGGGGCTCGCCCGCATCATTGACGCCGATCAGCAGATGTCCGCCTTCGGCGTTGTAGAAACCGGCCAACGTCTTGGCGATGACCTTCTCCAGGCCACGATTGATGTGGTTTTCCTGCATGTCCCAACGCAGCGACGACTTGAATTCGACCCGGCTTGTTTCCCCTCGCTTCATCAGGTCGGGGATCAGTGTGGTCTGCTCCTCCCGCAAGGACTTATAGGCCTCTGAGGTCTGCATGTAATTTCGGCTGAATATGCCAAAGGCCAGTCCGACAATTGCGCCGACCAGCGTATAGGCGACAGCAACGTCCAGATGCCTGGGAAGCAGAACGAGCCAGAGCCGCGCGGAGAGAAATTCCATCAGGTTGGGTGCTGTGTCAGAGAAGCGCGACAACTCCCACCAAACCACGATCAGGTTCAAGGGGTGAATGATCAGAACGCCAACAAAAGCGCCAAGGATCACGTAGTTTGCAATGAAAGAAAGTCTGAACGGAGAGAATGACATAGAAGGGCCTGAGAGAAAACGCCGGTCGCAACCGGCGCTTTCATATCACACTTTTTCTCAGGCCGCCGTAGGCATGGCTGTTTCCACCAACTTCACCCAGTAGGAGCAACCGACCGGAATCAAGTCGTCGTTGAAATCATATTCGGGATGGTGAAGACCGGCACTGTCGCCGTTGCCGGCAAATATGAAAGCGCCCGGGCGTTCTTCCAGCATGTAGGAAAAGTCCTCGCCACCCATCATCGGTTCGATCTGGCGGTCGACCTTGCCTTCACCGGCAATGCCTTCGGCGATATTTGCGGCAAAGTCTGTTTGATCGTCGTGATTGGCCGTCACCGGATAGCCGCGAATAAACTCCAGCTTTGCCGTCGCGCCGAAAGTTTCGGCCGTGCCGTTGACGATGGCTTCCATGCGCTCTTGAGCAAGGTCACGCATTTTTGGCGTGAGCGTGCGTACGGTTCCGCGCAGGAAAACCTCCTGCGGGATCACGTTGAACGCATTGCCTGCCTGGAAGACGGTGACCGAAACAACGACGGAATCGAGTGGATTGGCGTTTCGGCTGGCAATCGTTTGCAGCACAGACACCATCTTTGAACCGACGACAATCGGGTCGATGGTCATATGAGGCTTTGCGGCATGGCCGCCCTTGCCAGTGATCGTAATGCGGAACTCGTCCGTTGCAGCCATGATCGGACCCTTGCGGATCGCAAATTCCCCCACAGGCATGCCTGGATAATTGTGCATTCCATAGACTTCATCGATGGGCCAACGTGTCATCAGGCCATCGTCGATCATCGCCTTTGCGCCCGCGCCGCCTTCTTCTGCGGGCTGGAAAATCACGACAACCGTTCCGTCGAAATTGCGGGTCTCGGCAAGGTATTTCGCGGCTCCAAGTAACATGGCGGTGTGACCGTCATGGCCGCAGGCATGCATTTTGCCGGGTACCTTTGATGCATAGTCTTTGCCGGTTGCTTCCTCGATCGGCAATGCATCCATGTCCGCACGAAGGCCGATTGTCTTGCCGTCCCCACCGTTGCGACCCTTGATCACGCCAACAACGCCCGTCTTGCCTAACCCGGTGGCCACTTCGTCGACGCCGAAACTTTCAAGGAGTTCGGCCACTTTACCTGCGGTCCGGACGGTTTCATAAAGGATTTCCGGATTTTCATGGATGTCGCGGCGCCAGGCCGTGATTTCATCTGACAGGTCCGCAAGACGGTTTATGACTGGCATTTAGAACTCCTGATACGGCGAGCCGAAGGTGTTTGACACTCAAGCGGCTAACCTATCGCAAGCCGTCAAAAGGGAAAGTGGCAAAGGTGAAAATCTTTGTGCTGCCAACCGATCCGCGCAAAACGGGATCGAATATGAGCTGCTAGTTCAAAGGGCTCTGAACCGAAAAACCTGTGTCCGTTTTATCTCATTGTCTTCCAGTGCGCCGGTCACTGGAACAACAAATGTCGCCAGTTCTTCAAGACGCTCCTTCGGCAGATAGGATCTACCGGGATCACCAATCAAGACCAGCATTCCTTCATTCAGGGCACGTTCAAGCATTGCGAGGACCTTTGCCGCCATGTGCTGGTCGTAAAAGACATCACCGCAAAAGAGTATGTCTGCCTCGGGCATGCCCGAAGCTGTGATATCCGCGGTTTCCGGCATCAGGGAAACGTTGTTCAACGCGGCATTGAGTTTGGTTGCGGCAAAGGCAAAAGGGTCGACATCCACCGAGTGGCAGGATGCTGCACCAGCCATCATGGCGGCGATCCCGACGAGTCCGGAGCCGCAGGCAAAATCGAGCACCTTCTTGCCGCAAACCAGTTCTGGCGTGTCCAGAATGTAGCGGGCCAGACCTTGCCCGCCAGCCCAGGCAAACGCCCAGAATGGCGGGGCGAGACCAAGTTCGCCGAGCTGCTCTTCTGTCTTTTGCCACAACGCCATTGCTTCATCGGCCAGATGAAGCTGGATCTCCTCTGCATGAGGAACCGGTTTAACCTTCGTTTCCCTCAAGATGAATGCGGCCGGATCCTCGATTGCGGCCATATCAGGCCGGCTCTTTCAGTCCGCCCATTTCACAGACGACTTTCCATTCCGCTTCCGTGACCGGCTGAACCGACAGACGCATGGAAGTGACCAGAGACATTTTCTCAAGCCTTGGCTCGGCTTTAACCTGGGCAAGGGTCACCGGCTGGGGAATGTCGCAGACGGCTTTGAAATCAACACACTCCCAACGCGGGTCATCCGTCGTGCTGTCGGGATGAATGTCACTGCAGACTTCAACAACGCCGACAACTTCCTTGCCGATATTGGAATGGTAGAAAAAGGCCTTGTCGCCGATTTCCATGGCGCGCATGTTGTTGCGTGCCTGGTAATTCCGGATGCCGTCCCATTCTTCGCCGGCTTCACCCTTGGCTTTTTGCTGGTCCCAGGACCATTTGTCCGGCTCGGACTTAATCAGCCAGTATTGCACTTAAGATGCCTCCGGATTTTTGATCACCCAGTTCCATGGGCGGATCTCCACACTTTCGAACAAACCGGCCCTGGCATATGGATCTTCTTCCGAAATCGCCAGCGCTTCGTCACGGTTGGCGGCTTCAATAACCACCAACGAACCAGTCATGTTGCCTTCATCATCGGTGAAAGGACCAGCGGCCTTGAGCCCATTGCCGAGAGCCTTCAGAAAGCCGATATGGGCTTCTCTGTTGTCAAGGCGGGTTTGAAGCGCACCCGGTTTGTCGGTGCAGATCAGTGCATAAAGCATGTAAGGGAACCTCGAGTTGCCAATTCTTGCCAGAACCTAGGTCCGACGCTTTGCAAACTCAATGCTGATATGCCGCGTGAGAGTACGGAAAACTGCATTTTCCGTCCGATTACCCGATGGTACTGCCGTTCCACCCAGAAGTCAGAGGCGAGGCTTGCGCGTCAAACAACTTCCGATTCGGGTTTCAAAGGCCTTGCCATCAATGTGTTGAGGGCATCGTCAATGGACAAATCCTCATCGATCATTCTTGCCACCGTTTCGCAGATCGGAACATCAATGTCGTGTTTCTGTCCGAGTTTGACGGCAACGCGCGCCGAATAAGCTCCCTCGGCCAGTTTGCCGCCAGCTGAAATCAACTCAGAGGCCATGAAGCCTTCGCCCAACCGCAGGCCAAAGGAGAAATTGCGCGATTGGCTGGAAGAACAGGTAAGTACCAGATCTCCAAGCCCGGAGAGGCCTGTCAGTGTTTCTGATTGTGCTCCCATTGCAGTCCCGAGCCGACTGAGTTCGGCAAAACCACGCGCGGTCAGAGCAGCTTGGGCACTCGCGCCGAGTTTCCGGCCAACAACCGCGCCGCAGGCGATGGCCAGAACATTCTTCAGGGCCCCGCCGATCTGGGCGCCGAGAATGTCGATTGACGCATAGGGACGGAAACATGGCGATTGCATTGATTCGCAAAGGCTCAGAGCCGTTTTGGCCGAGCTTGCTGCGACGGTGACTGCTGTTGGCAGCCCACGCGCAACATCGTCAGCAAAACTCGGACCCGACAGCACCGCAGCTTCTGCGCCCGGAAGTTCTTCGCTGAGGACTTTGGACAGAAGCTTGCCGGAGGTCTGCTCGATACCCTTGGCGCAGAGGACGACAGGTCCTTGCGCCCTGCCGGTTTTCTTGAGCGCTGCCAGCATCGCACGCGTTGTTTGCGCCGGTGTGACCAACAGCAAAGCGTCCGCGCCGGCGACATCTTCGAGCGACGTGGTCGCGTTCAGGTCTTCGTCGAACGTGATGCCGGGCAGATATCGGCTGTTTTGCCTGCGGGATCGAATATCAGAAACAATGCCCGGATCACGTGCCCACAAGCGCACATCGCTGCCGGAGCGGGCTGCCGTGAGGGCCAGGGCGGTTCCCCAAGCGCCACCGCCGATGACGCCAATCGTCCTAATGGCGCCCATTGCTCTGCCTTTCCATGCGCGTCCGTAGTGTTTCAAGCTGCGCTCCAAAACCTTGAAAGAACCGGGTTTCGGCGGGCGCATCGTCGGCAAACAAGTCGAGCCAGAACAGGCGGAACCGGATCGGCGGGCCGCCTGTGCTCGGGGTCATTTCATAATGTTCCCATTCCACTGCCGGCTTTTGCAGGATACGGCCGTGGAAATGTCGCCGCCGATGCAGTCCGTCGAGACAATTGGGAACATTTTCGAAGATATGGTCTTGGTCGGCGAACGATTCGAGCGCGATATCCAATGAAAGTCCTGTCTCTTCGACGAACTCGCGTCTGGCACCCTGCAAATAGCTTTCGCCGGGATCGAGTGTGCCTCCTGGCACTTGCAGGTCCGGATTGGGATGGTCAGGCTCGATAAACACCAGAAGTTCCGGCCCACAGGTCAGATAAACATACGCCTTGTGGTAGATCTGCATGACCGCGTCCTCCGGCTCCAAGAAGGCTTAGGCTGCGTCTTGCAGAGGCGCTAAACGCTTGCGAAGCAGGGAGAGCGGAGCGCCGAATGCTGCAAAAAAAGTCTCCTCAGTCATCGCCTCTGCGCCAAAGAGATCAATCCAGAAAAAATGGCAACGAATCGGATCTCCTCCGCTGCTTGGAAACATCTCGAAATGCTCCCACTTCTCCTTGGGCCGCTTTGAAAGCGTGACATGATAGTTGCGGCGAATGTGGCGGCCCTTCAACGGGCGGTTCGGTGGAGCCAGAAACTGGCCGACCTTTGGAAAGGTTTCAAAGGGCAGGTCCTGATCTGAAAAATGATCAAAGGCTGCGTCAAGCGTCAGTCCGGTTTCCTCGGCGAACTCGCGCATGGCTCCCTTCAAAAAGCTCTCGCCAGGATCCACGGTACCCCCGGGAACCTGAAGGCCGAGATGCGGCGTGTCAGGTTCGTTGAAGACCAGAAGGTCCGTCCCGCAGGTCAGGTATACATAAGCCTTGTGGTAGACGCGCATTCAAATGGGATCCGTCTTGCAGAGCTGAAGTTTCCTATCAGGCTCCGGCGACATTCTAAAGAGCAAGTTTCAGCGGGACCCTCTCAGCCCACATTCCGAGAGGCGATCAAGGTGGTCTACATTGCCGAGATTTCAGACCTTGGCCCCTTTTTTTCCTGCACCAAGCACACCGGCGTTGGCGCTGTCCAGCGGCCAGCGCGGACGAGGTGAAAGCGCCATGTCGTCAACCGGACCGAGCTGCAGGCGTTCGATGCCGGCCCAGGCAATCATCGCTGCGTTGTCTGTGCATAGCGACATGGGTGGTGCCACGAAGCGGGCATTTGAAGCCTGGGCTGCCGAAAGCAGACTTTCGCGAATTTCCTGATTTGCAGCAACGCCACCGGCAACCACGATGACTGGTTCGGCGTCCGGGTGTTTTTCGCTGAAAAGCGCAAGAGCGGATTTGGTCCGGGTTGCAAGTACATCGGAAACGGAACGTTGAAAAGCCGCGCAAAGATCGGCGACCGTCTGGTCATCGATCGGTTCCAGTTTTTTGGCCTGTGTTCGCAGCGCGGTTTTCAAGCCCGCAAAGGACATATCCAGCCCTGGTCGGTCGAGCAGGGGGCGCGGCAACCTGAAACGGGTGACATCTCCCCGTTTTGCCATTTTCTCAACGTGAGGCCCTCCCGGGTAAGGAAGGCCGAGCAACTTGGCGGTCTTGTCGAAAGCTTCGCCAATCGCATCGTCGATTGTGGTGCCAAGCCGTTCATAATCGCCAACACCACGGACAAGTAGAAACTGGCTATGGCCACCTGACACCAGGAGCAGCAGAAATGGAAACTCCAGATTGTCGGTCAATCGGGCGGTGAGCGCGTGCCCTTCCAGATGATTGATGCCAACCAGTGGTTTGTCGGCTGCCATGGCAATTGCCTTGGCGGTCATGAAACCGACAATGACACCGCCGATCAGGCCGGGTCCGGCCGTTGCCGCAACAGCGTCGATGTCATCCCAGTCACAGCCGGCCTGTTGCATTGCCTCATCGATGATCCGGTCGAGAATGTTGATATGGGCTCGCGCCGCGATTTCGGGAACAACGCCACCAAAGGCCGTATGTTCGTCAATCTGCGAGCGGATCGTATTCGACAGGATTTTTCTGTCTCCCGGACCCGTTACGACCGCTGCGGCTGTTTCGTCGCAGCTGGTTTCGATTCCCAGAACGGTTAGTGTGGCCGTATTGTTGTTTTTCTTGACTGAAGTCATTGGTTTTTCAGCTGCGGCCTGTGATAGGTCATTCGATCAGACAAAATAACGTGCCCTGCGACGGAATGCCGGGCGTAACATCTGGACGGTAAATCTTGCAAACAAATCCTTTGCGCATTGGAACCCGAGGAAGCGCGTTGGCGTTGGCACAGGCACACGAGACCCGTGAAAGGCTCATGACGGCGCACGGGCTTGGTGAAGATGCTTTTGAGATCGTCGTAATCAAGACTTCAGGCGACAAGATCCAGGACAGGCCGCTGTCAGAAGTGGGGGGAAAGGGCCTCTTTACCAAGGAAATCGAGGAAGCATTGCTTGACGGGCGGATCGATATCGCCGTGCATTCTTCCAAGGATATGCCGACCGTGTTGCCCGACGGGCTGGCTTTGACGGCGTTCCTGCCTCGCGAAGATGTGCGAGATGCGTTTTTGTCGCCAAAGGCCGAAACCCTCACCGATTTGCCGCAAGGAGCTGTGGTTGGATCGAGTTCCTTGCGCCGTCAGGCCATGATCAAGCGGCTGCGGCCGGACCTGGAAGTGGTGATGTATCGCGGCAATCTGCAAACGCGACTGCGCAAACTGGCGGAAGGCGCAGTCGATGCGACGCTGCTTGCAGCAGCCGGCTTGAGACGGCTAGGGCTTGAGAAAGAGATCACCAGCCTTCTGGAAACCGATGAATTTCTGCCTGCTGTCGGACAGGGTGCAATCTGCATAGAAAGCCGTGAGGGAGACGAGGCAACGCTTGCCATGCTGGCCGCGATCCATGACCCGGAAACACAACACCGGCTGGATGCTGAACGGGCTTTCCTGGCCGTTCTTGACGGGTCCTGCCGGACGCCGATTGGCGGACTTGCCATGATTGCCGATGGGGTTATGCATTTCAAAGGCGTTGTGCTGAAGCCGGATGGTTCCGAGATGCATGAGACAACGAACGAAGGCAACGTGTCGGACGCTGTTGAAATCGGCCGGACTGCCGGGGAAGCGTTGAAAGCCAAAATGGGCCCCGGTTTTCTGGCGGATCACTAACAGGGCGATGCGGTTTCTGGTAACACGCCCTCAACCGGATTGCAGACGAACCGCAGACAAATTGCGGGCTGCAGGACATTTTGCCGTGGAGGCTCCGCTACTGGAGTTTCGCTCGTGTCCGCCTGCATCGTTCGGCTTGCAGACGGTTGCTGCACTTGCCGTAACAAGCCGCCGCTCCGTTACGGTTCTATCTCACCACACAGAAATTGAGCTGCTACGCAAACTCACTGTGTTTGCTGTGGGTGAGGCCACTGCTGGAGCTTGCCGTTTTGCTGGATTTGAACGTGTCTTCACTGCCGGTGGAGATCTTGAAGCGCTCGCGAATTTGGTTTGTAGACACAAGGCAGAGATTTCCGGTCGGCAACTGCTTTATCCAGCTGCTGCCGACCGAGCGGGAGACCTCGTCGGATTGCTGGCCAAGATGGACATCGAGTGCCGTCTTTCAGTTGTTTATGCCATGGAGCCGGTGGCAGGTTTTCCGGTCGATGCACTCAGTGCCGTCAGGCAGAGGCGTACGGATCGCATTCTCGTATATTCGAGGCGAACTGCAGAAGTGCTGCAAGACCTGATCGTATCGGAAGGTCTTGAACACAATTTTTCCGGTTTGCCGGTTTACGCCATTTCGCAGCAGGCTGCAGAGCCAATCTCTAAGATCATGAAGGTGCATGTCGCGGACGCACCAAATGAAAAAGCCCTGCTGGATCTGGCGTTAGCGGAGTGTTAACCAGATCCGGGAGAGTCGTTCTTTTGCAGCGCGCAAAAGACTTTGGCGCAGTGGTACCGCTTCGCAAAGAGGTGTGTATAGTGAAGATCTTGGAACCGATTGGGTTCAGGAGGAATCGAAATGGCGACGGACAAGAAATCTTCTGACGGGACATCCTCTTCAGGCGGAAGCGGGTCCAAAGGCGATGGCGCTGCCGGGGAAAAAGGCGCTGCCAAATCCTCTTCAGGTAGCACAAGCGCGTCCTCAGCTGGTTCGAAGCGTCCGGTGACCATTGATCTAAAGGCCGAAAAAGTGGATGCCAAATCCGCAGGAAGCACGTCTGCAGCGCCAAAGAGCGGTGCAGCCGGGAGCACATCGCCGACAAGCCCTAAGTCAAGCAGCGGCGGTACTTCGGGTGCGACGTCTTCTGCGGCCAAATACGGAACCTCTGCGTCCTCTGCAGCTGGATCCAAAGGCGCGAAACCGGGCAGTTCCACAGCAGGATCTTCTCATAGTTCACCCAAAGGCGGGACGACGTCCGCGAGCGTGCCGTCTTCAGGTTCAAGTTCGGCTTCCAAGCCTTCGACTGGCTCAACGGCAACGAAACCTTCCAAACCGGCAAGTGGCACGTCTACCGGTGCGAGCCGCAGCAGCTCCTCGACCAGTTCTTCGCAGGCAACCGGTTCCACAACGTTTTCAAGTCCACCAGCAGCGGAAGACCGCGGCGGTGTCGGCGCATTCGGTGTTCTGATTGCTGCCGTGATCGGTGGCATCATCGTGCTCGGCGGTGGTTTCGGGCTTCACCAGGCCGGCATTTTGAAGTTGACGCCCGAGCAGGATCAGCAGGTTGCCGGTGCGTTGTCGGCAGCGGAAAGCAAGATCGCAGATCTGGAACAGAAGCTTGGCGAGATCACGTCGAGCGCTGCCGGGTCCGATGCGGGCGGTGCCCTGTCAGCGCTCGAGGGTAAAGTTGCCGCGCTTGAAGGCAAGCTCGAGGACGCAGTATCGGCGACATCCACCGATGCCGGGTCAGCAGTC belongs to Roseibium porphyridii and includes:
- a CDS encoding NAD(P)H-dependent glycerol-3-phosphate dehydrogenase, which produces MGAIRTIGVIGGGAWGTALALTAARSGSDVRLWARDPGIVSDIRSRRQNSRYLPGITFDEDLNATTSLEDVAGADALLLVTPAQTTRAMLAALKKTGRAQGPVVLCAKGIEQTSGKLLSKVLSEELPGAEAAVLSGPSFADDVARGLPTAVTVAASSAKTALSLCESMQSPCFRPYASIDILGAQIGGALKNVLAIACGAVVGRKLGASAQAALTARGFAELSRLGTAMGAQSETLTGLSGLGDLVLTCSSSQSRNFSFGLRLGEGFMASELISAGGKLAEGAYSARVAVKLGQKHDIDVPICETVARMIDEDLSIDDALNTLMARPLKPESEVV
- a CDS encoding uroporphyrinogen-III synthase gives rise to the protein MEAPLLEFRSCPPASFGLQTVAALAVTSRRSVTVLSHHTEIELLRKLTVFAVGEATAGACRFAGFERVFTAGGDLEALANLVCRHKAEISGRQLLYPAAADRAGDLVGLLAKMDIECRLSVVYAMEPVAGFPVDALSAVRQRRTDRILVYSRRTAEVLQDLIVSEGLEHNFSGLPVYAISQQAAEPISKIMKVHVADAPNEKALLDLALAEC
- a CDS encoding helix-turn-helix domain-containing protein; protein product: MSFSPFRLSFIANYVILGAFVGVLIIHPLNLIVVWWELSRFSDTAPNLMEFLSARLWLVLLPRHLDVAVAYTLVGAIVGLAFGIFSRNYMQTSEAYKSLREEQTTLIPDLMKRGETSRVEFKSSLRWDMQENHINRGLEKVIAKTLAGFYNAEGGHLLIGVNDAGEPLGLDKDLATLKSPDLDAFERTVNDIVSKNLGGDLCPYIHTVFASVGGRDVAMIIVRPAPRAVYMEENKASVFYLRSGNSTRKLDVREAVNYANTRWS
- a CDS encoding NUDIX hydrolase: MEPEDAVMQIYHKAYVYLTCGPELLVFIEPDHPNPDLQVPGGTLDPGESYLQGARREFVEETGLSLDIALESFADQDHIFENVPNCLDGLHRRRHFHGRILQKPAVEWEHYEMTPSTGGPPIRFRLFWLDLFADDAPAETRFFQGFGAQLETLRTRMERQSNGRH
- a CDS encoding NUDIX hydrolase, which codes for MRVYHKAYVYLTCGTDLLVFNEPDTPHLGLQVPGGTVDPGESFLKGAMREFAEETGLTLDAAFDHFSDQDLPFETFPKVGQFLAPPNRPLKGRHIRRNYHVTLSKRPKEKWEHFEMFPSSGGDPIRCHFFWIDLFGAEAMTEETFFAAFGAPLSLLRKRLAPLQDAA
- a CDS encoding M20 aminoacylase family protein, translating into MPVINRLADLSDEITAWRRDIHENPEILYETVRTAGKVAELLESFGVDEVATGLGKTGVVGVIKGRNGGDGKTIGLRADMDALPIEEATGKDYASKVPGKMHACGHDGHTAMLLGAAKYLAETRNFDGTVVVIFQPAEEGGAGAKAMIDDGLMTRWPIDEVYGMHNYPGMPVGEFAIRKGPIMAATDEFRITITGKGGHAAKPHMTIDPIVVGSKMVSVLQTIASRNANPLDSVVVSVTVFQAGNAFNVIPQEVFLRGTVRTLTPKMRDLAQERMEAIVNGTAETFGATAKLEFIRGYPVTANHDDQTDFAANIAEGIAGEGKVDRQIEPMMGGEDFSYMLEERPGAFIFAGNGDSAGLHHPEYDFNDDLIPVGCSYWVKLVETAMPTAA
- the hemC gene encoding hydroxymethylbilane synthase, with amino-acid sequence MQTNPLRIGTRGSALALAQAHETRERLMTAHGLGEDAFEIVVIKTSGDKIQDRPLSEVGGKGLFTKEIEEALLDGRIDIAVHSSKDMPTVLPDGLALTAFLPREDVRDAFLSPKAETLTDLPQGAVVGSSSLRRQAMIKRLRPDLEVVMYRGNLQTRLRKLAEGAVDATLLAAAGLRRLGLEKEITSLLETDEFLPAVGQGAICIESREGDEATLAMLAAIHDPETQHRLDAERAFLAVLDGSCRTPIGGLAMIADGVMHFKGVVLKPDGSEMHETTNEGNVSDAVEIGRTAGEALKAKMGPGFLADH
- the tsaD gene encoding tRNA (adenosine(37)-N6)-threonylcarbamoyltransferase complex transferase subunit TsaD, giving the protein MTSVKKNNNTATLTVLGIETSCDETAAAVVTGPGDRKILSNTIRSQIDEHTAFGGVVPEIAARAHINILDRIIDEAMQQAGCDWDDIDAVAATAGPGLIGGVIVGFMTAKAIAMAADKPLVGINHLEGHALTARLTDNLEFPFLLLLVSGGHSQFLLVRGVGDYERLGTTIDDAIGEAFDKTAKLLGLPYPGGPHVEKMAKRGDVTRFRLPRPLLDRPGLDMSFAGLKTALRTQAKKLEPIDDQTVADLCAAFQRSVSDVLATRTKSALALFSEKHPDAEPVIVVAGGVAANQEIRESLLSAAQASNARFVAPPMSLCTDNAAMIAWAGIERLQLGPVDDMALSPRPRWPLDSANAGVLGAGKKGAKV
- a CDS encoding sulfite exporter TauE/SafE family protein, producing the protein MFGKLSTTPTRDGPELSDFFAVILPDQLHATATIALIGVSFFTSAMTAAVGLGGGIALIAIMAMIMPASALVPVHGMVQLGSNAGRAIVQIKHVDWLIAIWFACGAIIGAALGGAIAVELPAAVLRAGIGCFVIWIVWGKAPKFGKARKRAMAGAGFASTFLSMFFGASGPIGGAVLSTLELTRHQFVANQAITAMMMHVFKVLAFGALGFAFAPWLGLILLMIASGFLGTLAGTRLLGKMNEKTFKTGFKWVMTALAVNLFFQAGREWMIGL
- a CDS encoding EVE domain-containing protein, with product MQYWLIKSEPDKWSWDQQKAKGEAGEEWDGIRNYQARNNMRAMEIGDKAFFYHSNIGKEVVGVVEVCSDIHPDSTTDDPRWECVDFKAVCDIPQPVTLAQVKAEPRLEKMSLVTSMRLSVQPVTEAEWKVVCEMGGLKEPA
- a CDS encoding YciI family protein, which codes for MLYALICTDKPGALQTRLDNREAHIGFLKALGNGLKAAGPFTDDEGNMTGSLVVIEAANRDEALAISEEDPYARAGLFESVEIRPWNWVIKNPEAS
- a CDS encoding class I SAM-dependent methyltransferase — encoded protein: MAAIEDPAAFILRETKVKPVPHAEEIQLHLADEAMALWQKTEEQLGELGLAPPFWAFAWAGGQGLARYILDTPELVCGKKVLDFACGSGLVGIAAMMAGAASCHSVDVDPFAFAATKLNAALNNVSLMPETADITASGMPEADILFCGDVFYDQHMAAKVLAMLERALNEGMLVLIGDPGRSYLPKERLEELATFVVPVTGALEDNEIKRTQVFRFRAL